The proteins below are encoded in one region of Sedimentibacter sp. zth1:
- the rpsT gene encoding 30S ribosomal protein S20: MANIKSAKKRILVIDKKTAINKVRKSEIKTYIKKFETAIESGDVEKAKEYLKEVEAKLDRAAAKNTIHKHAAARKVSRLQQRLNKIA; encoded by the coding sequence TTGGCAAACATTAAATCAGCAAAAAAAAGAATTTTAGTTATTGATAAAAAAACTGCTATAAACAAAGTTAGAAAATCAGAAATAAAAACTTATATTAAAAAATTCGAAACTGCTATTGAAAGCGGTGACGTTGAAAAAGCGAAGGAATATTTAAAAGAAGTTGAAGCTAAATTAGATAGAGCTGCTGCTAAAAACACTATTCACAAACACGCAGCTGCTAGAAAAGTTAGTAGATTACAACAAAGATTAAATAAAATAGCTTAA
- the fni gene encoding type 2 isopentenyl-diphosphate Delta-isomerase: MDNNLIRSKRKLDHIKYALKESNNNTKTGLDDIVLIHKALPKYNLQDIEINTTFLGKKISAPIFINAMTGGHKDVLKINEILGRVSRDADIPIAVGSQKAGVEDKNLFETYSIVRKINPEGVVIGNLSANCSLEDAKIAVEMIEADALQLHLNVAQEISMKEGDTTFENIRENIINLKEGINVPVIVKEVGCGMSLETIKELMSMDIKYIDISGAGGTNFIDIEYSRHSKVIDNSLINWGIPTAYSMVEANIAGLNGFIVSGGIKNSFDIAKCLSMGAKMVGISGEILKQYFKNVNINDWIEELKSNLKKIMLLTNSSCISELTICDKVIKGELLEWQNIRK; the protein is encoded by the coding sequence ATGGATAACAACTTAATTAGAAGTAAGAGAAAATTAGACCATATAAAATATGCACTTAAGGAAAGTAACAATAATACTAAAACAGGTCTTGATGATATAGTACTTATTCACAAGGCATTACCTAAATATAACCTTCAAGATATTGAAATAAATACAACTTTTTTAGGTAAGAAAATTAGCGCACCAATTTTTATAAACGCTATGACAGGTGGACATAAAGACGTTTTGAAAATAAACGAAATATTAGGAAGAGTTTCACGTGACGCTGACATACCAATTGCGGTTGGTTCTCAAAAGGCTGGAGTTGAAGATAAAAATCTTTTTGAAACATATAGTATAGTTAGAAAAATTAATCCTGAAGGAGTAGTTATTGGCAATTTATCTGCTAATTGTTCTTTAGAAGATGCTAAAATTGCTGTTGAGATGATAGAGGCGGATGCTTTACAATTGCATTTGAATGTAGCCCAGGAAATCAGTATGAAAGAGGGAGATACTACATTCGAAAATATAAGAGAAAATATAATAAATTTAAAAGAAGGTATAAATGTACCAGTGATTGTAAAAGAGGTTGGTTGTGGTATGAGCCTTGAAACTATAAAAGAGCTTATGAGTATGGATATTAAATACATTGATATTAGTGGAGCAGGAGGTACAAATTTTATAGATATAGAATATTCAAGACATAGTAAAGTTATTGATAATTCATTAATCAATTGGGGAATACCAACAGCATATTCTATGGTTGAAGCAAATATAGCTGGACTAAATGGATTTATAGTATCAGGAGGAATAAAAAATTCTTTTGATATTGCAAAGTGTTTATCAATGGGTGCTAAAATGGTAGGTATATCTGGAGAAATATTGAAACAATATTTTAAAAATGTTAATATAAATGACTGGATAGAAGAATTAAAAAGTAATTTGAAGAAAATTATGTTACTTACAAATTCATCTTGTATAAGTGAATTAACTATATGTGACAAGGTTATCAAGGGTGAGCTTTTAGAATGGCAAAATATTAGAAAGTAG
- the holA gene encoding DNA polymerase III subunit delta, giving the protein MSYKELINNIKKEDLFCFNIIYGNETFLIDNAIKSVINKFVSKNLRELNFTKFEKIDDKENEFIETVATFPFMSDKKVIIVDDSDFLTSSGSINKSIEEKLIKLTKDNIDTTIVLFILKGKKPDNRKKLVKIIKENKAIYEIKKLDEGELTNYIVEGFKKNSVKITSSNASYIATNCGYLDYESTVDLYDVNNEIHKIASYTLDEGEVNREVIDALLIKSLDSNIFRLVDFICDGKKKEANKMLGNMLINGVAELFIMHMITRQVRMIYQYQILYKKGYSSSQVSDTMKIKPFIAKKLSSLSKNISMDKTEKILNTLLNIDRQIKTGLIDKTVGLEIICNSF; this is encoded by the coding sequence ATGAGTTATAAAGAATTAATAAATAATATAAAAAAAGAAGATTTATTTTGTTTCAATATAATATATGGAAATGAAACCTTTCTAATTGATAATGCCATAAAAAGTGTAATCAATAAATTTGTTTCTAAAAATTTAAGAGAATTGAATTTTACTAAATTTGAAAAAATTGATGATAAGGAAAATGAATTTATAGAAACAGTTGCAACTTTTCCTTTTATGTCTGATAAAAAAGTAATTATTGTTGATGATAGTGATTTTTTAACTTCATCTGGTTCTATTAATAAAAGCATAGAGGAAAAGCTTATTAAATTAACAAAAGATAACATAGATACTACGATAGTATTATTTATTTTAAAAGGCAAAAAACCTGATAATAGAAAAAAATTGGTAAAAATAATCAAAGAAAATAAAGCAATATATGAAATTAAAAAATTAGATGAAGGTGAGTTAACTAACTATATAGTAGAAGGTTTTAAAAAAAATTCAGTTAAAATTACATCATCGAATGCAAGCTATATTGCAACAAACTGTGGTTATTTAGATTATGAAAGTACAGTTGATTTGTATGATGTAAATAATGAAATTCATAAAATTGCATCATATACATTAGATGAAGGCGAAGTAAATAGAGAAGTTATTGATGCTCTTTTAATAAAATCTCTTGATAGTAATATTTTTAGACTTGTTGATTTTATATGTGACGGTAAGAAAAAAGAAGCAAATAAAATGCTAGGAAACATGTTAATAAATGGTGTGGCTGAGCTATTTATTATGCATATGATAACAAGGCAGGTTAGAATGATTTATCAATATCAAATATTATACAAAAAAGGTTACTCATCTTCTCAAGTTTCTGATACTATGAAAATAAAGCCGTTTATAGCGAAGAAACTTAGTAGTTTATCTAAAAATATAAGTATGGATAAAACTGAAAAAATACTGAATACTCTTTTAAATATTGACAGACAAATTAAAACGGGGTTAATAGATAAGACAGTTGGATTAGAAATAATATGTAATTCTTTTTAA
- a CDS encoding DNA internalization-related competence protein ComEC/Rec2, with protein MYYFVIYFVAYVLSIIVCLYLNYKTAIILSLIFFALGIVTTKKYVACFLIILFAVLSVVCINYNSKSILTQYLNDDVNVIVEIKNVIKDDKESEFISYNVNVICLNGKNIHEKSILYIKKENKIEINSIHKINVSVSKIQESKNFLLFNYKKSLRTKKIFVNLFANTKPNLIKKDYSKVNTIVNNFKGFVEKLFYSNLNEKNANIILSILLGDKKYLDDDLYKSIQRTGLAHIFAVSGLHIGILYGFLIKLFCMIGFNKKISWFLTWGFLWCYGFLIGFPVSVLRSLIMFTFVFGAELLYRKYNTINSIVIAAFILLVVNPFYLFDVGFQLSFTAAFCLIIFNKYVKDKLKSKNTIISSIYLYIFLQLFTLPIMSYYFNYLSLLGILYNIALVPIFSVLIVIAFISVGVGFLCVYTLVLPLKIYDYVFNVIRYVIDWGSKSSIAGVKIPSMRLLTCFFYYVFLALILFIINNKKCSYKRILFATFIVYYCINFFIIPLSLDGTRLNIVDVSQGVFIILRHNDINLIFDAGSNSDNIGKYVCAPYILKNGFNDIKSIFISHWHIDHYSGVNEILSSSKVGNVYSSSEDDKNLINCHCNLLNNTDSIIIDNEFKIDILWPKIGFKSNNENNMSNVYLVKCGKIKILITGDIEKEAERQILDRLEDINVLIVPHHGSKTSSTTEFVQAVNPDIAVFSYGKNNYGIPHQEVIDKYNDIGSDILSTFTNGEINIMEINDEIYYNTYKGNHSENMNEIYKLYFLLNLYIFVILLVYVMFYKNYILDKRYEGKYEL; from the coding sequence ATGTATTATTTTGTAATTTATTTCGTTGCATATGTTTTGAGTATAATAGTATGTTTATATTTAAACTATAAAACTGCAATAATTTTAAGTCTAATATTTTTTGCACTGGGTATTGTTACGACAAAAAAATATGTAGCGTGTTTTTTAATAATTTTATTTGCGGTTTTGTCTGTTGTATGTATTAATTATAATTCAAAATCTATTTTAACACAATATCTTAATGATGATGTTAATGTAATTGTAGAAATAAAGAATGTTATTAAAGATGACAAAGAATCTGAATTTATTAGCTATAATGTTAATGTAATATGTCTAAACGGAAAAAATATACATGAAAAATCAATTCTATACATAAAAAAAGAAAATAAAATCGAAATAAATTCAATTCATAAAATTAACGTTAGCGTATCTAAAATTCAAGAATCTAAGAATTTTTTGCTTTTTAATTATAAAAAATCGCTTCGAACTAAAAAAATATTTGTAAACTTATTTGCAAATACAAAACCCAACCTTATAAAAAAGGATTATTCAAAAGTCAATACTATAGTAAATAATTTTAAAGGATTTGTCGAAAAATTGTTTTATTCAAATCTTAATGAAAAAAATGCAAATATTATATTATCAATTTTGTTAGGAGATAAGAAATACTTAGATGATGATTTATATAAAAGTATACAAAGAACTGGCCTGGCACATATATTTGCTGTCTCTGGTTTGCATATAGGTATATTATACGGCTTCTTAATAAAATTATTTTGTATGATTGGGTTTAACAAAAAGATTAGCTGGTTTTTAACATGGGGATTTTTGTGGTGCTATGGGTTTTTGATAGGATTTCCAGTGTCTGTTCTTAGAAGTTTAATAATGTTTACGTTCGTGTTTGGAGCAGAGTTATTGTATAGAAAATATAATACTATTAACTCAATTGTTATAGCAGCCTTTATATTATTAGTGGTAAACCCATTTTATTTATTTGATGTAGGTTTTCAATTGTCGTTTACCGCTGCATTTTGCTTAATTATTTTTAATAAGTATGTTAAGGATAAATTGAAATCTAAGAATACCATTATTTCTAGCATTTATTTATATATTTTTTTACAATTATTCACACTTCCTATTATGTCGTACTATTTTAATTATCTTTCATTGTTGGGCATTTTATACAATATAGCATTAGTTCCTATTTTTAGTGTACTTATTGTTATTGCATTTATTTCTGTTGGTGTAGGTTTTTTATGTGTATATACACTTGTCTTACCTTTAAAGATATATGATTATGTATTCAATGTTATTAGGTATGTAATAGATTGGGGTTCTAAAAGTAGTATTGCAGGTGTTAAAATACCCTCTATGAGGCTTTTAACTTGCTTTTTTTACTATGTTTTCTTAGCTTTAATACTATTTATAATAAATAATAAAAAATGCAGTTACAAGCGTATTTTATTTGCAACTTTTATAGTATACTACTGCATCAATTTTTTCATTATACCGCTAAGTTTAGATGGAACAAGACTTAATATAGTTGATGTTTCACAAGGCGTATTTATTATCCTAAGACACAATGATATAAATTTGATATTTGACGCGGGTAGCAATTCAGATAATATTGGCAAATATGTTTGTGCACCTTATATACTCAAAAATGGTTTTAATGATATAAAATCAATATTTATTAGCCACTGGCACATAGATCATTATAGTGGTGTTAATGAAATATTAAGTAGTTCTAAAGTTGGTAATGTATATTCTAGTTCCGAAGACGACAAGAATCTAATAAATTGCCATTGTAATCTTTTAAACAATACAGATAGTATAATTATAGATAATGAATTTAAAATTGATATATTATGGCCTAAAATCGGTTTTAAGTCTAATAATGAAAATAACATGTCCAATGTATATTTAGTAAAGTGTGGAAAAATAAAAATACTTATTACTGGGGATATCGAAAAGGAGGCTGAAAGGCAGATTCTAGATAGATTGGAAGATATAAATGTTTTAATTGTTCCTCATCATGGAAGTAAAACTTCTTCTACTACTGAATTTGTACAAGCAGTTAATCCTGATATTGCAGTATTTTCATATGGTAAAAATAATTATGGTATTCCACATCAGGAGGTTATTGATAAATATAATGATATAGGTTCAGATATTTTATCAACTTTTACTAATGGTGAAATTAATATTATGGAAATTAATGATGAAATATATTATAATACCTATAAGGGCAATCATTCTGAAAATATGAATGAAATATATAAATTATATTTTTTATTGAATTTATATATATTTGTTATATTATTAGTATATGTAATGTTTTATAAAAATTATATTTTAGATAAAAGATATGAGGGAAAATATGAGTTATAA
- a CDS encoding ribonuclease H-like domain-containing protein, with product MISKKIIEDYNLNNKFIEEIFNDSVYLDIETSGLSAVTSEIVSITFLIVENNKKIIYQTFSINEQEELESLFFLMSKIYTKKYIITYNGKSFDITYLNKKFEKYNIDFNLNNLHSIDLYKDMLNFKNKINIANNKLKTVEKYFKIFREDTLSGKDVITLYEAYKIHKKDEHRDLILLHNFEDVYYLPIIFDNILNSYDKIFYSKTLGILKVNKKDISISNKAIKIKFLNITDYKLDYNSNKLCYKLNFKSQTSITKLDILISLYKSDSDNYILFIDNNEIKLMNFNTLPNLKDNIVPIVINGTLLFENVCSIIEKALKDI from the coding sequence ATGATTAGTAAAAAAATTATTGAAGATTATAATTTAAATAATAAATTTATAGAAGAGATATTTAATGACAGTGTTTACTTAGACATTGAAACATCTGGATTATCTGCTGTTACGAGTGAAATTGTTTCTATAACATTTTTGATAGTTGAAAATAATAAAAAAATTATCTATCAAACATTTTCTATAAATGAACAGGAAGAATTAGAATCATTGTTTTTCCTTATGAGTAAAATATATACAAAAAAATATATCATAACATATAACGGGAAATCATTTGATATAACATATTTGAATAAAAAATTTGAAAAATACAATATAGATTTTAATTTAAATAATCTACATAGTATTGATTTGTATAAAGATATGCTGAATTTTAAAAATAAGATTAATATTGCAAATAATAAGCTTAAAACTGTTGAAAAATATTTTAAGATATTTAGAGAAGACACATTGTCTGGCAAAGATGTAATAACCTTGTATGAAGCATATAAAATTCATAAAAAAGATGAGCACAGAGATTTAATACTTTTGCATAATTTTGAAGATGTTTACTATCTTCCAATAATATTTGATAATATTTTGAATTCATATGATAAAATATTTTATTCCAAAACATTAGGTATATTGAAAGTTAATAAAAAAGATATTAGTATATCAAACAAGGCAATAAAAATTAAATTTTTAAATATAACTGATTACAAATTGGATTACAACTCAAATAAACTTTGCTATAAATTAAATTTCAAAAGTCAAACATCTATAACAAAATTAGATATTTTGATTTCTCTATATAAAAGCGATAGCGATAATTATATATTATTTATAGATAATAATGAAATAAAATTGATGAACTTTAACACATTGCCTAATTTAAAAGATAATATTGTGCCAATAGTAATTAATGGAACTCTATTATTTGAAAATGTATGTAGTATTATTGAAAAGGCATTAAAAGATATTTAA